Part of the Drosophila kikkawai strain 14028-0561.14 chromosome 3L, DkikHiC1v2, whole genome shotgun sequence genome is shown below.
CAAAACAGGCAAAATTACCCGTTTCCGTTTTCGTAGCCGGAAAAAATTGGAACAACCGATTCAAAATCATGAACTGGCACAAGGGCAGCATAGCGGAGGCCGTGGCAGAATCAAAGGCCAAGGATGCCATCTTCGTTGTCTTTATTGAGGGTAAAAAAGAATGCATTAAACTCCTTATATTCACCACGTCATTATTGGGAAAACTCTTTTCTTAGGCAAGGATGAGCTATCCGCCAAGCTGGAACGATTCGTGGACGATGTAAGGGTCCGTTCACGCCTGGAGACCGCCGACTTTGTGACCATCAAAGTCCAGGGAAACAGCTCTGCCTACGGACAGTTCATGTCGCTATGTGAGTATCGATTACTGCCGAGTCACTCTCCCTTTTTATTAAcaagtttgtttacttttttttgcagACAAAGTTGTGCCCATTCCCTCGCTTTTCTTTATCGGCAAGTCGGGCACTCCTTTGGAAATAGCCACCGGAATTACGGAGAGTGTGGAAGAGCTAATGGTCAAGATCGACAAGGTTTTGGTTCTGGCAGGGAAACGAACGGAAACGTCGTCAGCAGCCAGTTTAGCCACCTCCTTTGTGGAGGAATTGAATCCCACTGAAGTCAGAAGCTTTGCCGGTGCCGATGACTCGACCAGTTTAAGCAAGGACGAGGCATTCGAGGAAACGCCGGAAAGTCAAAATGCTTCAGAGAGTCCCAAGTCCGTCGAAGTGGTTTTTACCTCGGTTCCGAATCCGAGTTTACAGGTAGAGGAGTCCAAGGTGAATCAGTCAACTGCTCCAGCTTTTGCCAGCATTTCGTCGATATCCATTGAATCGTCAGCGTCCAACGTGGGGGAAACCCAGCAGGCCACGGCGTCTGCAAAGGCGGCAGCCAGTAAAATGGACACTGCCACCACATCTGGAAATGTTGCCTCGAATTTGGCTGCCTCTTCAATCCTACCCTCAGTACCTTTGCTCTCGGCAGCTGTACCAGTTGCTCAGGTACAGGGAACTGCACAGGAACAGGTTCCAGAAGAGATAGCACCAACAGATTCCGAAACGCGAATGTTGGAGGTACAGAATTTGTTGGAGCAGAAACGCCGCGAGCGactggaggaggagaagcggcaggagaaggagaacgAGCTAAGGCGGCGCAGGGAGGGAAGGCAGGCGCAAAGCCAGCAGGCTCTGGCCAAAGAGCAGGAACTCAAGAATATGCAGGTAATAGAAACCAATTATAAGCAAAATATAGTTTGCAGTACAGGGAAAACCCTTTATCATTCCCCTAGGAACGCATTCGTCGCGAgaggcaggaggagcaggaggccAGGGAACGTATCCGAGCACAGATCGCCGCCGATCGGGCAGAGCAGGCGCACCGCAACCAAATCGAGGCGGAGGCCAACAGCACAACCACCTCGTTGGCTGGCGCCAGCACCACAGAGCCCTCGGTTTACTCTGTGGACGAAACGCGTCTGCAGATCCGCCTTCCCGGTGGCATCAATCACACGAAATCATTTCCAGTTGGCGAGGTGCTGGGCACCGTGCGCATTTTTGTCCGCAATGAACTGTTGGCGGCCAGCGATGTCCACGATTTCACTTTGGCCACCAGTTATCCTCGACGGGAGTTCCAAAAGGAGGATGAGGCCAAGACGCTGAGAGAACTGAAATTGGTGCCCAATGCCGTGGTTTTGGTGCTGGCCAAGGAGCATGTGAATCGCGTGGTGCGCAGCGGTAGCTCCCTGGTGACCATGCTGATTACGGCCATCTGGGCAATGCTCACACCGGCGGCCAAGGCTTTGGACTATATCCACAAGATGGGCTTGCGTCCCCTTACCCAGAGGTtaagcgctatggtggccaaTATCCGGGGGACAACAGATCGGCAGGACAATGTGGGAGGAGCTGTCCAGGGCGATGCGTGAGTACTATGAATGGGGTTTGCCAGTTTTAATACTTCTAACTAACTAATTCTCAGTGCCGCCCGTCGCAATATGGATATGTTCACCCTGCGACCACCTCCGCCTCCTGGTTACAACTACGAACAGCCAGAGGACATAGCATCGGGGTCAACTTCCACTCCCCAGCCACAGCCGGGCACAGGCAGTACTCCGCAACCCCAGCCcactagcagcagcagccagggtGCAGGCTCCTCGCAGGAGTTCCAGCAGCGTCCAGGCGGATATCGGTATGGTGGCCCAAACATTCGACGGCTGCAGGATACAAACAAGGACGATGAAAAGGATAAGGCCACGTACAATGGCAACTCCACGCAGCAGCAGTAGGCTGACTCCCTATCCCCATATCCTTAGTCCATAGATATCACACCTATAAAATAGCCTGTTAttctaaattataaattaaaacaattcaagaatatatatatcaattcaatgtttttttttttaatttgaaacaaaATGTGAGCCTTAGTAGCTAGGACGATAAACACGATGGTGGAAACTGATATAATTAgttcattataattattaaaagttgAAGAGGGAGTCGATATATCATACGGCgattatattgaaaatatctttgttatttaaatatcaataaaagagaagatataaaattttaattaaatttcatttttaacgattattaaatctttaaaatagaGCTCAAAATCAAATCGATTAATATcgataattaatatatttgtagataaaaaatcgattttttgtatatatttgtagaattttttagaaagatTGATTGACTCAAAATAGACTTATTTCCAGCtctattttaaaacttaattttagaTAACCTCCGATATATCAAacagaatatcgatttatcaTGTAACAAACCAAATCAAAAACAGCTTTTTAGTGTAAAAATCAAGGAATTTGTTTAATTGAACAAAATGAAGGCTTACTAATTaatataaagatattttaGATATCCGCCAGTATGTTTAATCGATGATATAGTATCAACAAAAAAGAGCTTACAAACTAGAAGAATAGAAAGCTGATAGAGATTTTTAAGAAAGGGAACTTTTTATCATTAGTTTTAAGCCGTTCcataaaaatagattaaaaacaGGTGCATACAAAATATGATCAATGGATAAATGGAAATAAGGTGATTAGATGATGAAAccatttgcataaaattcaCTAAATTTGAAGCTATTTACGTTTATGATTGTTCACCTCCGCCGCTGGATCGTGTACGTCAAATCAGTGGATGAATAGAAACAAGGGTGGAGTTAACCATCAAGTCCTCCTAAGGCGCGCCTCGAAAATACTATACAATAATGTGTAAGATCATGTGTCCAAAGCCCCCAGTCCCATTTGCCGTTTACAAGGTGAACCACATGAGGAACTGCAGCAGCTTGTAGACATTAACCAGTGGGAACTTCCAATCCCTTTTCCTCTGCAGCGGTGGCACCAAACTCGGGTAGTGGACGAGGCTACCGATATGGCAATTGGTGGTGATATTGCCACCGGGATAGACAATTGTTACCGCATCGCCCTGCTTCACGCCATCGCAATCGATCAGCTCCAGCGTCTTGCTGAAGCAGATGCGAATCTCCGAGAGGTAACTGATGCTGTGCTTGTTATCAAACATGCAGTGGATCGACGGATTCTTCCCCAGCGCCTTCACAATGGCATTGTTGATCGCTGTGACCGTGTTGTTGGAGTCCGGGTGTATGTCCGAGGCGTCCAGGATGCGCGACATAATGTAATCCTCTCGCCAAATCAGTCCTTGCTCAAAGTACTTGAGCTCATTGTCCAGGGCTTCGATGCGCATGGCGCAGGTGCCGTGCTTCTGCCACTCGTGCTTCCACAGCCACTCCTGTGTGTCCTCGCCCTTGAGATCCGGCCAGAAGGTCTCCAGGCGATCCGAGATGGGTTCCAGCTTCTCCGGACTGAAGCTCGCAGAGTTGTTGCAGAAATTCGGCCCAAACTGATGCAGCTTCGTTGGCCAAATGCCGTGAATAGTCCAGAACTCCTTCTTCTGCGGCAGCGAGCACTCCTGATCGGGATTATCCTCGCGCCAGTGATAGCATGTGGTCACCGGCCACTGCTGGGTGAAAATCAGCACGTCCCAGTCATTGTTCTCAACGCGGTTCCACTTTTCTCCATCCAGCAGggcgtcgtcgtcatcgtagGGGAACCTCAGCTCGAAATCCTCACCGCCAGTCATCGTGGGGTCTCGTTTCGCCTGCTGCTTCTCCAGCGACGTTGATTCATCCGACGATTCCGATGTGTCGCTAGAAAGGGGGAAAAACATGAGCTCTTGAGTAATTCGCATCGATTTTGCAGAGTTCTTTGTCTGTTGCCTATCACGCAAGGGGGCTTCTAGGTCAACCTTGAACTTCACTCAGCTCCTGGATCGCTATATATGTGTACTTTGTATAGCTTTGCTGCAGGACGTGTATTGCAGGGCAGGATGAAGTGGGGAGTCCGGGAAAGTTTGCCCCAAATATCGTGGCGTTTCTCGGTTTTCTACGGCTGTTAACTCACCTAATGGGCGTGGATTTGATGGCCACAAGGCAGCAGGCCAAAATGGCCCATATTAGAAGCTGCTGGCTCTGCATTttcttgtaaaataaaaataataataaactgcGATGCAAAAACCTTCGATGGCGCTATCGATGTATCGATATTTAGTTATGTGACTTGATATCGATTTCGGACATCTCGTAAAGTTTAGTATATTTATCGACCTACCGAACTTTAATActaaaaaatcgatttctcaAGCGCCACTTTTGAATTAAGTGAAAATAAGTtgttcttaaataaaatgctacaatttatgaaattttaagTCTTAAacttatttctttatataaaaataaccgTTTAATAGAAATGCcacattattttatatgataatGGTTGAATTTCGGAATACCGTAAATGATTTGAGGGGAAAATCTTAAAACTAATCATTTATATCAATAACAATTAACTTTGGCtcctcttttttaattttaaactattattaaaaatgcttGAGGTCAAATGTTTCCAGTTGCTTAGCCATAAAACCCATTAATTTTAGACACTCATTAACTTTATGAGCACTTAGCTAAAATGAGACCCGACCCACGTTGGTTAATAAATTCCCTAGACTTTATCGCTAattgaaatagaaaaataagaagAGAGAACTGTATCGGCTGATTAGGATTTATGAAATACTTCGCCAGCTTGTCTACTCGGGCTTTCAGCCGGAGTCAGTGTCTTGAAAATCCCCTGGTTACGTTGATAAGATTCCGAATTGAgtattcttttgtttttccttttggtTTTTAGTCATCATCCAACTTTAATTAGTGACAACGATAATTACACATTGCAATGTACCTATTCTGTTGCCTTTTATCTGGTGTTCTGTTGTTGACTTCTGTTGAAAACCCAATGACtacggccaacagcagcagcaacaaatcaATGACAACTATGAATCGAACAAATACattggcagcaacaacaaatggtGACAAGAATATTGCTTAGCAATTGATTATTGCTTAACTGTACTTTGTACTTTTGATGATCCCACAGAAAAACATGGGTGGCGGTGGGCCTAGTACAAGTAGTTAAGGGGGTTGTATTAGGTGAGTGACCAGCTGTCGGAATACTAGATAAATAGGGTAAAGCTGTCACACTTAATGCCCCATAATTGTGAGGGGTAACAGGAGGGAATAGGAGTTGTATTAGGTGTTGtcgaataataaatatatataagaaaaattataataataatattaagaaGTCTAGATAttatattacaatttatttacaatagtTTTCCTTtgtaaaaagtttttcttacaaaaggaaactattgtaaatcaaattttaatttataaattcaatagtataactatatttataatatgcaaacaatatacaatttttgttaaataaactaaaaatatgtttcccTTATAGATAAGAAAAATTCCCATACAGCTATAGAAGGCTTCGAAGTGGAGAAAATTATATGAAACCTAATGATtgtttgtataaatatttatttaaatatttgcaaagtcgaataaatatttaaaatgtttgttctatttaaattttaatttccaaataaaattaaacctctaacaaaagttttttaaataattttgtacaGGGTAAATCTAGTGAGTAACAAAAGTCTAGGTCTCTATGCTATTTCCGTTCATGTTTTATCAAtttatcaaattcaattagttCGATTCCGGGCGATAAAACTCATTTACATGACGAACGAACTTCTAATCTATACCCCTCGCTGTCCCTGGGACACCTTTTCGCCGCATTGAAACCAATTCCCGCTCATGTCTGGGGATTTTATCAAACAACATTTGTGATTATTTTCGTGTCATGTTTTTGTAAGCCTGTTTGGATGGCGAACGAGCGAGCGGGCGGCAGGCTTTTATGCAGATTTCTGAGTGGGGACTTTTGTTTGAtgacaaattaatttaataataataacagctGCAAAAACATTTCGTAATCAATTTTTGCCACGAGAACCTAACAATTATCCTCGATGTACAATCAATTAATGTTGTCTTTCAGCTGGCGGCCCCCTAATGAGATTTACTTGTGTGTCCTTCGGCTGATTTTGCTCTAAATCGTGGAAAATGGTTTTCTCTTTCGTTTGCCGCCACAACTTTCATTTCCTGGGGgtgaataataaatttaaaaaatgtgactttttcgtttttttttttgttgcaacCTTTCTTTATAATCaacgccatcatcatcatcaacattgGCAGCATTGACAGAGGGGATTCCCCTCAAGACTTGACTCCAtcatctttgtttttttttgttgggggGGAGAAGCCATCATCTCTCTTTTTCCCTCTCTTTCTgactttctcctttctctctctccatTTTGCGCCTGCGCAAGCCATCAAGAGAGGCCTGGATTTTGTGGGCGGAGCTACTTGGCTTTTATATAGGATTTTCCAGCGCGGGGAACTCCCGGTAATTGCTTCAATTTGCCGTACATATCCGGATCCGCTTCGCTTTCCCCCGGGTCGCCTCTATTTTTCCAGCTTCCTTTTCGCTTTCCTTGTTTTTGTGCAATTGCTGTGTGTAAATGGCATGAGAATGATAATTGTagcaattataatattaaattgggAGATCATGGCTCACAGGGTTTTGCCTCTCCACCCACACCCCCTTTTCGTTGAGTTTTtatgtagcatacttttttgCTGTCATCCTGGCAGCTCTACCTCCCTGCTCTACCCCATCGGTCCTTGGGGGATTTTTCACTCTCGAGTGCTGCTGTGTATTCTGCCGGATTTGTTTGTTAATTAGAATTCTAGcgttgaaattaaaatgctcaCTCCAAAGCGGAAAGAGGGGGTCTGGAAAACTGTCGGAAAAACTTCAACTAGTTTTTCGGGGCGTtggctctgctgctgctgcccgtTGGGAATGCGCCTCCTGCTGtcgctttttattatttgtctGCCTCCGTTCTTAATTACTGCAGTTTATTTTCTAAGTGAGACTAATTAACAGGCGATTCGCAGCATTGCGGCACATTTTACTCGTTTTCGTCCAAAGATTTTCACTtcggttgtgtgtgtgtgagagcgGTCAACATTTCTGGCTAGTTAGTTGGTTGTGATAGCTTTGGACTTAAAAGTTTTTCGACAGACATCCGGCCACTTTTTCTGCTCGCATGTAAAGTCCTGCGGCTGAAAGTTGTTGCAAGTCTCTTCCAATTAGTTGGGTCACTTTGGTAGTGGCATATGTGGAGCAAAGTCATCAAAAGTTGACTCATTTTTTGGGTTTAATTACGAGTTGGTTTAAAAAGTAAAGTTGGTGtcttattgaaatttattgggaacaaatttaataacattttgatactttatttcattaatttgaaaagttaaagaagcaattttaattatttattcaatttaattatatataacttAAAGTTTAGTCCATTAAATATCCCCTGTAACTTGTGGCGAGCTAAACTAGACATTGATTTGCCACCTCGGGTCGTGCAATCGTACCTGCGATCCCCCTTTCCCCTTTATCCATTAACTATGCCACAAATTTACGTTATTAGTGCAGCATTAGGCACTCGGCGCTAATTATCAACACTGTCTGAGGCGCAAAAAGCCCGCTTAACCTCCACCTATCCACCTATTTGGTATCCTTGGTATCCTTGGTCCGCCATCAGCAACAGTCCACCATCATTTGGCATT
Proteins encoded:
- the LOC108070601 gene encoding UBX domain-containing protein 4 — encoded protein: MNWHKGSIAEAVAESKAKDAIFVVFIEGKDELSAKLERFVDDVRVRSRLETADFVTIKVQGNSSAYGQFMSLYKVVPIPSLFFIGKSGTPLEIATGITESVEELMVKIDKVLVLAGKRTETSSAASLATSFVEELNPTEVRSFAGADDSTSLSKDEAFEETPESQNASESPKSVEVVFTSVPNPSLQVEESKVNQSTAPAFASISSISIESSASNVGETQQATASAKAAASKMDTATTSGNVASNLAASSILPSVPLLSAAVPVAQVQGTAQEQVPEEIAPTDSETRMLEVQNLLEQKRRERLEEEKRQEKENELRRRREGRQAQSQQALAKEQELKNMQERIRRERQEEQEARERIRAQIAADRAEQAHRNQIEAEANSTTTSLAGASTTEPSVYSVDETRLQIRLPGGINHTKSFPVGEVLGTVRIFVRNELLAASDVHDFTLATSYPRREFQKEDEAKTLRELKLVPNAVVLVLAKEHVNRVVRSGSSLVTMLITAIWAMLTPAAKALDYIHKMGLRPLTQRLSAMVANIRGTTDRQDNVGGAVQGDAAARRNMDMFTLRPPPPPGYNYEQPEDIASGSTSTPQPQPGTGSTPQPQPTSSSSQGAGSSQEFQQRPGGYRYGGPNIRRLQDTNKDDEKDKATYNGNSTQQQ
- the RNaseX25 gene encoding ribonuclease Oy, which produces MQSQQLLIWAILACCLVAIKSTPISDTSESSDESTSLEKQQAKRDPTMTGGEDFELRFPYDDDDALLDGEKWNRVENNDWDVLIFTQQWPVTTCYHWREDNPDQECSLPQKKEFWTIHGIWPTKLHQFGPNFCNNSASFSPEKLEPISDRLETFWPDLKGEDTQEWLWKHEWQKHGTCAMRIEALDNELKYFEQGLIWREDYIMSRILDASDIHPDSNNTVTAINNAIVKALGKNPSIHCMFDNKHSISYLSEIRICFSKTLELIDCDGVKQGDAVTIVYPGGNITTNCHIGSLVHYPSLVPPLQRKRDWKFPLVNVYKLLQFLMWFTL